GAAATGACAGAAGGCTGACgttgtaaccgtctttatgtgactctgaaggttcactCGCAGTGTTTGAGTGTTTTGAGAGTCACCAGGCTTTTGGTGTTTTGCAGGATTCCTCAGAGTCGTTCCACATGGCCACCAGCCCCAGCCGAGCCTCCAGGAGAGGAGACTTGACCTCCAGCCCTGGGCGCGACCTTCCCCCCTTCGAGGACGAGTCCGAGGGGCTGCTGGGCGACGGCCCCCTGCCGGAGGAGGACGATGGGGAGGAACTGATCGGGGACGGGATGGAGAGGTGACTAGACCTGTCGCAACAAATcaatgaagcaaaacaaactcaGTCATTTAagtttgcatgatttattgtttctcttttctttctttctaccatAAACTGGATAATAAAAgtttttggtctcaactggccGCCCCTGTTTTTTGAAggattgttttggttgtttttgtttatttgtttttaatattaaaatgtcttccagtcccagtgttaaatgttgattataatttaaagtttattgacctttggaatgtgttattttgccattaaattgtctcaaaacaacaacaacattataagataagataaatctttattgtcattgtcagaaggacaacgaaattcaaagggtgccatcagtcggtgcatatgcccaaaaacaaaaaataactgtctcacaattcacacacaacgcaagaatcaacaaacaactggcaaaaaaaaataaacactaaatcagaacagccacattctcacatccatcatttatgatgattaatggatgtttttgattgcatttagttttgttattgctatcgggtagaaactgtctctgagacggttggttctggttctggttgctctgtatcttctgcctgaaggcagcagtgtgaacagagaaggtccggggtgagaagtgtcctttgtgatgtgttgtgcttttcttagacagcggtcgctgtgcaggtcctccagtgaggggagagggcagccaatgattttttgggctgtattcacaaccctttggagagctttcctttgagccgtagtgctgctgttataccagacgcagatacagtaggtcagtatgctctctatggagcacttgtagaaggacaccagcagcttctccttgatgctgttcctcctgagaaccctcaggaagttcagtctttgctgggccttttttatcagctccaaggtgttcatgttccatgtgaggccctgctcaatgtggacccccaggaaacggaaatcagctaccctctccacacattttcccccaatggttagtggtgtaatgtccgttttattcctcctgtaatctattatgagttcttttgtctttgagttgttgaggagcagattgttctccctgcaccacacCAACAGCCGTTCCACCTCTcccctgtaggcggactcgtcgcctccATTATTGTTTATCTCAagaacttctgggacaatttatcatccagcaacaTTTGTTCGCTCAGGaatctgttgatgtttttgttgtgttgcaATCCCAGATAATTTTGCTGTTCTTCCAGGGATTACCGCGCCATCCCGGAGCTGGATCGGTACGAGGTGGAAGGTTTGGACCTGGATGACGAGGATCTGTCGGAGCTGTCGCCGGGAGCCCGCGCCGCCGCCGAGGAGGCAATGAGGCGGCGTGACCGGGAGCAGGGGCTCACCGGGAGGCTGCGAAGAGGACTGCTTTATGGTGAGCAGAACCGCTCAGAATGACCCAGAACCGCCACGGGAATCAAACTGATGCTTAACTTTGTGTTCCAGACAGCGAAGATGAAGACGACGGTCCTCCCGGAGCCAGGCGGCGGAGGATCGCCGAGCGCGCGGCCGAGGGAATCACCGACGGAGACGAAGAGgagatgatcgagagcatcgaGAACCTGGAAGACATGAAGGTTTGTGGTCGTACAATTCAAGGATTTAATTCAAGGATATTAAATCCTTGAATATCATTGAATTTCAGTTAGGTGTGTTCAAGGTTTAGAAAGGGTTAAGTGtgttcaaactgcacagtttggtAATAAAGTGCAGTTGGTGAGGAGGGATGTGAAAGTTTAATAATGATATTCTGTGATGATGATAAATGTGAACAATTATATACATGCAATTAGTTTTAAgtagcagcagaaacacaagtGGAgaatttggggatttttttgttgttaaattagtgttttatttgttggcCTTGTTCctgctgatttttattaataactgTCATAGATGATGTGATATAACAGTGAATTGAAGCTGTTATTTTTCAGTTAACGACGGTTTCATTAACTGAAAGTGACGCCGTCATTTTCAGCTCCAAAGTGTTCTGCTGTAAAAGTTTGGAAACTTACCTTGGAAATGCTTGAATTTTCCTGAGTTTTCCACCCGGCCGGGTTTCTGACGGGTTTCCGACCCGCAGGGCCACACTGTGAGGGAGTGGGTTTCCATGGCGGCGCCTCGCCTCGAGATCTACAACCGCTTCAAGAACTTCCTGCGGACCCACGTGGACGAGAACGGCCACAACGTGTTCAAGGAGAAGATCAGCGACATGTGCAAAGGTAGGCGGGGATGGCGAGGCGACGGCAAGCAGCgtggtcacttcctgttctgattAATGAGCAGCgtggtcacttcctgttctgattAATGAGCAGCgtggtcacttcctgttctgattAATGAGCAGCgtggtcacttcctgttctgattAATGAGCAGCgtggtcacttcctgttctgattAATGAGCAGCgtggtcacttcctgttctgatcCTGTTCCTGTGCAGAGAACAGAGAGAGTCTGGTTGTAAACTACGAAGACCTGGCGGCCAGAGAACATGTTCTGGCTTACTTCCTGCCTGAGGCCCCAACCGAGATGCTCGAGGTGAGTcggctttttgtatttttagttatttatgtttttacctTCCTTTCTGCGTGTCTTTCCATTTTTTACTAGTTTGAATGACAAACTAGTAAAGTTTGGATGATGATTGGAGATAAACGTGGCTAAATCTGTTCTCAGATTTTCGATGAAGCGGCCAAAGAAGTCGTTCTCGCCATGTACCCGAAATACGACCGCATCGCTCACGAGATCCACGTCCGGATCTGCAACCTGCCTCTGGTGGAGGAGATCCGGGCGCTCAGGTATCGCTACTCACCGCCATTTCTCATTTATTGCAGCTGAAATtaatgattatttcacttctaacattGGAAACTGTTTTGTTATAACCAACGGAACCAGcactttttttgtcaatatgAAGACATTATTGACTGAATTAAGATCTTAACTCTTGCTGAAATCttgtcagttagttttgtcttattgtaagtgtactaaaatatttgcctttataactagaccaaaaatatttggtaatatttagtttttgcagtgaaatccGTTGAGCGTCTGACTCGtcactcctcctcctcaggcAGCTCCACCTGAACCAGCTGATCCGGACCAGCGGCGTGGTGAGCAGCTGTACCGGCGTTCTGCCGCAGCTCAGCATGGTCAAGTACAACTGCAGCAAGTGCAGCTTCGTTCTGGGGCCGTTCTTCCAGTCCCAGAACCAGGAGGTGAAGCCGGGCTCCTGCCCCGAGTGTCAGTCCCAGGGGCCCTTCGAGGTCAACATGGAGGAGGTGAGCTGTTGCCAAGATGGCCAACTCAACATTTAGACTGCATTTAAAGAGGCAGCGTCAcgtaaaatcaacctttttagctctatatcatgttataattttattccctcatcacaAAGGTACCTggagttttgccttatttcttTCTCgcctgtttgagaaatccttttatctccatggcaaccattcagcttagcaaaacacctggttggacctagaTCTGCCTTCAAGGCACAGCTCCTTCCCTTCTCagccccttcagactagccagcagcagttagcaaacacctgctgagtTCCTTACAGGAGCTACCTGTCAGAGCAACACTGCTAAAAACCtgaaagggttaataaaggagccatgttgtggtgACTTTCTGAAGATGGAGCCTCAGAacgagcaggagcttcttaaagagacagagactcaATTTCAAGGCAGTGTGTCAGgaagtgaaatttcttttaagtcataattAACTTAACATTTTTGGAACAACTCAAGGTAAAAGTTACTTTATTATGGCAGCATGTGCCTGGAaagtactgcccctttaagttgTCAGCCCAATCAGAGGGGATTTAACCGGCCGCCTCCCTCCTCCAGACGGTGTACCAGAACTACCAGAGGATCACCATCCAGGAGAGTCCTGGGAAGGTGGCGGCGGGCCGCCTGCCGCGCTCCAAGGACGCCGTCCTGCTGGCCGACCTGGTGGACAGCTGCAAGCCTGGAGACGAGATCGTGAGTCCAACTCCGTTCAAACCGTGAGGAAACGATCGAAATGTCAGAACGCAGCCTGACCTTCATGAAGGACCAGGTTCCTGTCTGGAAGGTTTTAGAGTTTagttgtttcatgttttcaacgTTTTCAGGCCTGGATGAGAGGAGAAATATCTgaattcagagaaaataaatattttatccgTTCTCCTATGTATCAGTCTGTGCATCCGCTCATTTAATTCTCTACACATCCtgttgtccatccatccatttccagTCTTATTTAAATCTTAACCTCTGcagaagaaaactttaaaaaggcaCTGAGACTCTGGAATCTGGAGAAGAAACTTTATGAAAAAGTTTAGAAATCCAAACggatcaataaaacaaaaaagcagaggTTCTTTTGATGGAAGGACATTTTGCTGAAACTGTCCGTCTCTTCGTCTCGCCAGGAGTTGACTGGAATCTACCACAACAACTACGACGGCTCTCTGAACACGGCCAATGGCTTCCCGGTGTTCGCCACTGTGATCCTGGCCAATCACATCACCCGCCGGGACGAGGGCGTCGCCCTGGCGGAGCTCACAGACGAGGACGTCAAGGCGATCGTTGCCCTGTCGAAGGATGAGCGAATCGGGGAGAGGGTGAGGAGGAACGCCATCACCTTCCAGACTGAAACTCTGCTGATTTCTGTTGGTTTAAATAAACCCCAAATTTTTACTTCCTGCCTGCAGATCTTTGCCAGCATCGCTCCGTCCATCTACGGTCACGAGGACATCAAGCGCGCCCTGGCGCTGTCTCTGTTCGGAGGAGAACCTAAGAACCCAGGTACCGACTCCCAGCGGAGATCCCGACTGCGTCTCACCCATAAACGTCCATGAACTGAGTCTCTCCCTCCTGCAGGTGGGAAACATAAAGTGCGTGGCGACATCAACGTTCTGCTGTGTGGAGACCCGGGAACCGCCAAGTCCCAGTTCCTCAAGTAAGAGTCGACTTgcaaggttttgtttttctactggttctaaaaacaaaagacaccACGCTGGTTTTTGgcatttttggtgtctggaaaaggaGCCGTTTCAAAATTCTCCTGATTAAGTCACCTTCAATGGCACTGTGCTgtaacctagcaacctcagTGAAGctcagccccgttacctagcaacctaatCTGAGCTGGTATTCCCGCTGACTGACTGCTGGGAAAGACGAGCATGTTgttccagaaaccacttgctgcattctggttggttgtgcaggaggctccacttctgcttttcaaagatgtacggtcgtataattgtgcatctggcaaaactgaccagactaaaatctgaggaattaagaatgattttgaatgcaatgaacatgttttgtagcCCATGGACCAATCCTAAGCTGTAATGGATCACGTTTAAAAGTTGTGTTTAATCCGGACCAGAGTCGGTTTAACGGAGGAGTTTTCTTCCCCAGGTACGTGGAGAAGGTGGCGAGCCGTGCCGTCTTCACCACGGGTCAGGGGGCGTCCGCCGTGGGCCTGACTGCGTACGTCCAGAGACACCCTGTGAGCCGCGAGTGGACGCTGGAGGCCGGAGCGCTGGTGCTGGCCGACCGCGGCGTCTGCCTGATCGACGAGTTTGATAAGGTGAGCCGAGACGCACTCGGATCCCGACCAGGACTACGACTTCTGATGGAGATTTAATAAAAACGTTCTTTAATCTCATCTTGACCTCCAGATGAACGACGCCGACAGGACGAGCATCCACGAGGCGATGGAGCAGCAGAGCATCTCCATCTCCAAGGCCGGCATCGTCACGTCGCTGCAGGCCAGGTGCACCGTCATGGCCGCCGCCAACCCCATCGGTGCGAACGCCAGTTAATACGAAGGAGGTTCAGTTCGGCCACCTGTGGTTTGTCGTTTTTCCTAACCGTTTTTCCCCCTGTGTCTCCAGGCGGCAGGTACGACCCTTCGCTCACCTTCTCTGAGAACGTGGACCTGACGGAGCCCATCGTGTCTCGTTTCGACGTGCTGTGTGTCGTCAGAGACACCGTCGATCCCGTCCAGGTACCGCAGtttcatgtttattattaaacatattaaaagatGAAACATATGTCTTGGTATTGGTGCCCAAATTAAGTCTATTG
Above is a genomic segment from Xiphophorus couchianus chromosome 20, X_couchianus-1.0, whole genome shotgun sequence containing:
- the mcm2 gene encoding DNA replication licensing factor MCM2; amino-acid sequence: MADSSESFHMATSPSRASRRGDLTSSPGRDLPPFEDESEGLLGDGPLPEEDDGEELIGDGMERDYRAIPELDRYEVEGLDLDDEDLSELSPGARAAAEEAMRRRDREQGLTGRLRRGLLYDSEDEDDGPPGARRRRIAERAAEGITDGDEEEMIESIENLEDMKGHTVREWVSMAAPRLEIYNRFKNFLRTHVDENGHNVFKEKISDMCKENRESLVVNYEDLAAREHVLAYFLPEAPTEMLEIFDEAAKEVVLAMYPKYDRIAHEIHVRICNLPLVEEIRALRQLHLNQLIRTSGVVSSCTGVLPQLSMVKYNCSKCSFVLGPFFQSQNQEVKPGSCPECQSQGPFEVNMEETVYQNYQRITIQESPGKVAAGRLPRSKDAVLLADLVDSCKPGDEIELTGIYHNNYDGSLNTANGFPVFATVILANHITRRDEGVALAELTDEDVKAIVALSKDERIGERIFASIAPSIYGHEDIKRALALSLFGGEPKNPGGKHKVRGDINVLLCGDPGTAKSQFLKYVEKVASRAVFTTGQGASAVGLTAYVQRHPVSREWTLEAGALVLADRGVCLIDEFDKMNDADRTSIHEAMEQQSISISKAGIVTSLQARCTVMAAANPIGGRYDPSLTFSENVDLTEPIVSRFDVLCVVRDTVDPVQDEMLARFVVGSHIKHHPSNKEGGVALEDVVLPNSSDVPSIPQELLRKYIIYAKERVHPKLNQMDQDKVARIYSDLRKESMATGSIPITVRHIESMIRMAEAHAKMHLRDYVLEDDVNMAIRVMLESFIDTQKFSVMRSMRKTFARYLAFRRDNNELLLFILKQLVAEQVAYQRSRYGVQNDTIEIPEKELHDKARQINIHNLSAFYDSELFRSNRFSHDGKKKLILQQF